One Micavibrio aeruginosavorus ARL-13 genomic window carries:
- the trxA gene encoding thioredoxin — MTHKVSDQNFETEVLKADGPVVVDFWAEWCGPCKAMGPLVDELANEMGEKVKVVKVNIDESPNAPTKYGVRGIPTFMVFKGGQVVDTRVGSMSKTQLNEWVASVV; from the coding sequence ATGACCCATAAAGTATCCGACCAAAATTTTGAAACCGAAGTCCTGAAAGCCGACGGCCCGGTCGTTGTTGATTTCTGGGCCGAATGGTGTGGCCCGTGCAAGGCGATGGGTCCGCTGGTTGATGAACTGGCCAACGAAATGGGCGAGAAGGTCAAAGTCGTCAAGGTGAACATCGACGAAAGCCCGAACGCTCCGACGAAATACGGCGTGCGCGGCATCCCGACCTTTATGGTGTTCAAGGGTGGTCAGGTTGTTGATACCCGCGTTGGGTCGATGTCCAAAACGCAACTGAACGAATGGGTTGCTTCGGTCGTTTAA
- the infC gene encoding translation initiation factor IF-3 — protein MARPPVPPRRDAPRDDGPRVNAQIRVDKVRLIGADGEMVGVVSIREALAAAEEAGLDLVEISPGAEPPVCKILDFGKYKYEMQKKANEARKKQKVIEIKELKLRPAIGDHDYEVKMKAARRFLEEGDKVKFTLRFRGREMAHQQLGMEVLNRVKEDLSGLGKVEMEPRLEGRQMMMVIASESPKT, from the coding sequence CGTGATGACGGCCCGCGCGTGAATGCTCAAATCCGGGTGGACAAGGTCCGCCTGATCGGTGCCGATGGTGAAATGGTCGGCGTTGTGTCGATCCGCGAAGCTCTGGCCGCCGCTGAAGAAGCGGGTCTGGATCTGGTTGAAATCTCCCCGGGTGCTGAACCGCCGGTTTGCAAAATTCTCGACTTCGGTAAATACAAGTACGAGATGCAAAAGAAGGCGAACGAAGCCCGCAAAAAACAAAAAGTCATCGAGATCAAGGAACTGAAATTGCGTCCCGCAATCGGTGACCATGATTACGAAGTGAAGATGAAGGCCGCCCGCCGCTTCCTGGAAGAAGGGGACAAGGTGAAATTCACCCTCCGCTTCCGTGGTCGCGAAATGGCGCACCAGCAATTGGGGATGGAAGTTCTCAATCGCGTGAAGGAAGATCTGTCGGGTCTGGGCAAGGTTGAAATGGAACCGCGTCTGGAAGGCCGTCAGATGATGATGGTCATCGCCTCTGAATCACCGAAGACTTAA
- a CDS encoding tail fiber domain-containing protein, with protein MSFFPIPALAAEAQPGDSCSVNGEVRQTGGPEQIPSRTLICNGTTWQNALEQSTAGTSLLQIGNDATSCTTEKLGRLRYNGVSTWSFCNGTAWVSMGAAAISSLTPATASNTINNANYPQTWTWDGITSSPGLSITSSTATGRLLSVAITTASSSSAAIYGTNSGNGYGATGVYGRTSSTSDVNYGVQGHSDSPTGYGVYAYAASNSGTNYGLYALSNSSTGYAIYCFAVNTYGCGGNRAWSSASDRRLKKEITPLGDKDGLEAIMQLRPVRYHWRDVKSAGKAEMGFIAQDVEPILPELVGYGPDTEITMENGTKEVVRNAKSMSYSTVVVPLVKAVQELKIANDVLRTQNTDLRHRVERLESAEER; from the coding sequence TTGTCTTTTTTTCCGATTCCCGCACTGGCCGCCGAAGCGCAGCCCGGTGATTCGTGCAGCGTGAATGGTGAGGTTCGACAAACCGGCGGACCGGAACAAATCCCAAGCCGCACATTGATATGCAACGGCACGACATGGCAAAACGCGCTGGAGCAAAGCACGGCGGGAACATCTCTCCTGCAAATTGGGAACGATGCGACATCATGCACAACGGAGAAACTGGGCCGACTGCGCTACAACGGGGTATCGACATGGAGTTTTTGCAACGGAACAGCATGGGTCAGCATGGGCGCGGCCGCAATTTCAAGCCTGACCCCAGCCACAGCATCCAACACAATCAATAACGCCAACTATCCTCAAACATGGACATGGGATGGGATTACATCCAGCCCCGGATTATCCATCACATCATCAACAGCGACCGGAAGATTATTATCCGTTGCGATTACAACGGCATCATCCAGCTCAGCCGCCATTTACGGCACCAATAGCGGTAACGGTTACGGGGCAACCGGTGTCTATGGGCGCACATCATCAACATCCGATGTCAATTACGGCGTCCAAGGACATTCAGACAGCCCCACAGGATACGGCGTGTACGCTTATGCGGCATCCAACAGTGGCACCAATTATGGCCTTTACGCCCTCAGCAACAGCAGCACAGGATACGCAATTTACTGTTTTGCGGTAAACACCTACGGATGCGGTGGAAACAGAGCCTGGTCGAGCGCGTCCGACAGGCGATTGAAAAAGGAGATCACGCCGCTGGGTGATAAAGACGGGTTGGAGGCCATTATGCAGCTGCGCCCCGTGCGGTATCATTGGCGCGACGTTAAATCGGCCGGAAAGGCGGAAATGGGATTTATCGCACAGGACGTTGAACCGATCCTTCCGGAGTTGGTTGGGTATGGCCCGGATACTGAAATCACGATGGAAAACGGCACAAAAGAAGTTGTTCGGAACGCAAAGTCCATGAGCTATTCCACCGTGGTGGTCCCCTTGGTCAAAGCAGTACAAGAACTGAAAATCGCAAACGATGTCTTGCGGACACAAAACACGGACCTGCGTCACCGGGTTGAAAGGCTGGAATCTGCCGAAGAAAGATAA
- a CDS encoding ABC transporter ATP-binding protein: MQDPQFILPDERDLPAESASFLRWLWFFLRPYRKTFFMFTALRIVRFAVLAMMPFFIGITIKGFEEGWAMENPSRLMWMIVPYMVAYGLALISMGLFLNEAAMEDRLNRSMALFSVRHMNRLSLNWHESQGSGSKMQRITTARSSLKQLYNIYKWSLVPFVGSVIGIFASVILIDAPFYFLLLYAGFIVTFMAVGVYTARNLPKMHDRHNKMLEKLTARVYEFVGAVRTVKAFNMGAYIDEQAQRHEADAHFAMRDVFKITYFKWTVLNMTAFFWIVLTLGLCLSGMFGGWLSAGAFATVFFLMFNLWSRLEEMVYMQDQFLEYRNGFMRISETLREKPQMMDFAPAQSLPADWNDIRFNNVNFTYDGQKGHALHNINLIIPRGKTIALTGRSGAGKSTLVRMLMKQMLPETGTITVGNANLNNVPGHEWLNRIALVPQDVELFNITIRDNILLDRIDAVDEDLYQRALKHAALDELIASLPDGDATMIGERGIKLSGGQRQRLGIARAFVRDADLIIFDEATSALDSLSEQVIQTAMETAFAGKTMVIIAHRLSTVKHADNLIVMENGEIVENGGFAELLAKNGTFAKLWAMQSEHFIDGDAVAAQ, from the coding sequence ATGCAAGACCCACAATTCATCCTGCCTGACGAACGCGATTTACCCGCGGAATCGGCGTCGTTTCTGCGCTGGTTGTGGTTTTTCTTGCGGCCCTATCGCAAAACATTTTTCATGTTTACCGCATTACGCATAGTGCGATTTGCCGTGCTGGCCATGATGCCGTTTTTCATCGGTATCACCATCAAGGGATTTGAAGAAGGCTGGGCGATGGAAAACCCGTCCCGCCTGATGTGGATGATCGTACCGTATATGGTGGCCTATGGCCTGGCGCTGATCTCCATGGGCTTGTTCCTGAACGAAGCGGCGATGGAAGATCGCTTGAATCGCAGCATGGCGTTGTTTTCCGTGCGGCACATGAACCGCCTGTCACTCAACTGGCACGAATCGCAAGGATCGGGCAGCAAGATGCAGCGCATCACCACGGCGCGATCATCGTTGAAACAGCTTTATAACATTTATAAATGGTCACTGGTCCCGTTCGTGGGCAGTGTGATTGGTATTTTTGCGTCCGTCATCCTGATCGACGCACCGTTTTACTTCCTGCTGCTCTATGCCGGGTTTATCGTCACCTTTATGGCGGTGGGCGTTTATACGGCGCGCAATTTGCCGAAAATGCACGACCGCCATAACAAGATGCTGGAGAAGTTGACCGCCCGCGTTTACGAATTTGTCGGCGCGGTGCGTACGGTGAAGGCGTTTAACATGGGTGCCTATATCGACGAGCAAGCCCAGCGCCACGAAGCCGATGCCCATTTCGCCATGCGCGATGTGTTCAAAATCACCTATTTCAAATGGACGGTTTTGAACATGACGGCGTTTTTCTGGATCGTCCTGACCCTTGGCCTGTGCCTGTCCGGTATGTTTGGCGGGTGGTTGAGCGCCGGGGCGTTTGCGACCGTGTTCTTCCTGATGTTCAATTTGTGGTCCCGCCTGGAAGAAATGGTCTATATGCAGGATCAGTTCCTGGAATACCGCAACGGGTTTATGCGCATATCCGAAACGCTGCGCGAAAAGCCGCAGATGATGGATTTCGCCCCCGCCCAATCCCTGCCCGCCGATTGGAATGATATTCGTTTCAACAATGTCAATTTCACCTATGACGGGCAGAAGGGCCATGCCCTGCACAATATCAACCTGATCATTCCGCGCGGGAAAACCATCGCCCTGACCGGGCGCAGCGGTGCGGGCAAATCAACATTGGTCCGCATGTTGATGAAACAGATGTTGCCCGAAACCGGCACCATCACCGTCGGCAATGCCAATTTGAACAATGTTCCGGGGCATGAATGGTTGAACCGTATCGCATTGGTGCCGCAGGATGTGGAATTGTTTAACATCACCATCCGCGACAACATCTTGCTCGACCGCATCGACGCTGTCGACGAAGATTTATACCAACGCGCCCTGAAACATGCCGCGTTGGATGAATTGATTGCCAGCCTGCCCGATGGGGATGCCACGATGATTGGCGAACGCGGGATCAAATTGTCCGGCGGGCAACGCCAACGTCTGGGTATTGCCCGGGCGTTTGTGCGCGATGCCGATTTGATTATTTTTGATGAGGCAACATCGGCGCTGGATTCCCTGTCGGAACAGGTGATCCAGACCGCGATGGAAACGGCCTTCGCCGGAAAAACCATGGTCATCATCGCCCACCGCCTGTCGACCGTGAAACATGCCGACAATCTGATCGTCATGGAAAATGGGGAGATCGTTGAAAACGGCGGCTTCGCCGAACTGCTGGCCAAAAACGGTACGTTCGCAAAACTATGGGCGATGCAGTCGGAGCATTTTATTGATGGTGATGCCGTTGCGGCGCAGTAA